One segment of Ureibacillus thermophilus DNA contains the following:
- a CDS encoding DUF3953 domain-containing protein, translated as MVVISSYSFITKDFSYSSLTSLLLGIFIATIGIEELRNKEKNPWGLFYIFVSLLVIVMAIFSF; from the coding sequence GTGGTTGTAATTTCTTCATACAGCTTCATTACAAAAGATTTTTCCTATAGTTCTTTAACCTCATTACTACTTGGAATTTTTATAGCAACAATAGGAATAGAAGAATTAAGAAATAAAGAAAAAAATCCTTGGGGTCTATTTTATATTTTTGTATCTTTATTAGTTATTGTTATGGCTATATTTAGTTTTTAA
- a CDS encoding alpha/beta hydrolase — translation MKKKKRKILWFSTIITTIASVLTTVFGFALTNLLMYIKKKDDDFILDRELKANRFDENWFNSIKKDEFTIDSPNGYPINGIFLQPCPTKNTVIICHGVTENKINSIKYARMFERLGFNSFVYDHRRHGESGGKTTSYGYYEKFDLAAVVKTVRAVIGEEAILGIHGESMGAATMLLYAGSIGNHVDFYISDCAFSDFEELLRYIVKNSTRISPNIPIQLADFFLRFRDGYRFKNVAPIEAVKNIEKPVLFIHSIPDAFIPCKMTEEMYELKKGPKQLKLFERGAHAQSFNENPVEYEETVREFLQEYVLKERERI, via the coding sequence ATGAAGAAGAAAAAAAGAAAAATTCTATGGTTTTCTACCATTATTACAACCATTGCAAGCGTGCTGACGACCGTTTTCGGCTTTGCATTGACCAATCTACTCATGTATATCAAGAAAAAAGATGATGATTTTATTTTAGATAGGGAACTAAAAGCCAATCGATTCGATGAAAATTGGTTTAACAGCATTAAAAAAGATGAATTCACCATCGACTCCCCAAATGGCTACCCGATTAATGGAATCTTTTTGCAGCCTTGCCCTACAAAAAATACGGTTATTATTTGCCACGGCGTAACGGAAAATAAAATCAATTCCATCAAATATGCGAGAATGTTTGAAAGACTTGGATTTAATTCCTTTGTTTATGATCATCGAAGACACGGGGAATCCGGCGGCAAAACAACAAGCTACGGCTATTATGAGAAGTTCGACTTGGCGGCAGTTGTCAAAACCGTCCGGGCCGTCATTGGAGAAGAGGCGATTTTAGGCATCCACGGAGAATCAATGGGTGCGGCAACCATGTTATTATATGCTGGGTCCATTGGAAATCATGTAGATTTTTATATTTCCGACTGCGCTTTTTCAGATTTCGAAGAGCTTTTAAGATATATTGTGAAAAATTCCACTCGCATCTCGCCAAACATTCCCATTCAGTTAGCAGATTTCTTCCTTCGCTTCCGGGATGGATACCGTTTTAAAAATGTCGCACCCATCGAGGCAGTCAAAAATATTGAAAAACCTGTGCTTTTCATCCACAGCATTCCTGATGCGTTTATTCCGTGCAAAATGACGGAGGAAATGTACGAATTGAAGAAAGGTCCGAAACAATTAAAATTATTTGAGCGGGGAGCTCACGCCCAATCCTTCAACGAAAACCCAGTGGAATACGAAGAAACGGTTCGGGAGTTTTTGCAAGAATATGTATTAAAAGAAAGAGAGAGAATCTAA
- a CDS encoding methyl-accepting chemotaxis protein, whose product MNQDYYNTNRVHKVNIAITAILILLICIPIVYARGFGESAPILGASLFVIILSCSTYFLPINTYLKGFIISFLPGLVTIALFIVDIFALNKHYIILLSVAMVALYFKKELILSLGIALDSIYLLFFFLLPEKFLGLDSTVKGFVTVFFVLNAIIIILYLLTKWGRELIEESTQKEFKSQELVEKLSSAFQSMEKISDQLDEHITKFNREIGMLYDSSKDIVKSVEQMASGIQEETNSVMIINDSMAQSLETMNHTVNVTEEVVNQSESMNEKVQEGWKKITQVTNYMDTVGTTISNTNLTVSDLYGSLERVNTLLGSIKEIADQTNLLALNAAIESARAGEHGKGFAVVADEVRKLAEQSSQITSNIQSVTEELYNKFQMVQEKSTEGENAINQGTKLLKDILLYFEEIKNTYSSIYKGLSLGMSEIMETKNKFLTIQEQIQNVSAISEENAASTEEITSTLENEHELIASINSLINEMNELSKQLRQINRNE is encoded by the coding sequence ATGAACCAGGATTATTACAATACAAATAGGGTTCATAAAGTCAATATTGCTATCACAGCTATTTTAATTTTATTAATTTGTATACCGATTGTTTATGCAAGAGGATTTGGGGAAAGTGCGCCTATTCTTGGTGCAAGTCTATTTGTCATCATTTTATCTTGTTCCACATATTTTTTGCCCATCAATACATATTTAAAAGGCTTTATTATTTCATTTTTGCCAGGGTTAGTGACCATTGCGCTTTTCATTGTGGATATATTTGCTTTAAATAAGCACTATATTATTTTACTCTCCGTTGCAATGGTGGCACTTTATTTTAAAAAAGAACTCATTTTATCTTTAGGAATTGCTTTAGATAGTATATATCTTCTGTTCTTTTTCTTATTGCCTGAAAAATTTTTGGGGTTAGATAGCACGGTGAAAGGATTTGTAACCGTCTTCTTTGTGTTGAATGCCATCATCATCATATTGTATTTGCTGACTAAATGGGGCAGAGAATTAATCGAAGAATCTACCCAAAAAGAATTTAAATCACAGGAACTGGTTGAAAAGTTATCTTCCGCATTCCAATCCATGGAGAAAATCTCTGATCAGTTGGATGAACATATTACGAAATTTAATAGGGAAATAGGAATGCTTTATGATTCTAGCAAAGATATTGTAAAATCTGTGGAACAAATGGCTTCCGGTATTCAAGAAGAAACAAATAGTGTAATGATCATTAACGATTCTATGGCGCAATCATTAGAAACAATGAATCATACAGTGAACGTGACTGAAGAGGTTGTAAATCAATCTGAAAGTATGAATGAAAAAGTTCAAGAAGGATGGAAAAAAATCACACAAGTTACGAACTATATGGATACGGTTGGAACGACCATCAGCAATACGAACTTAACGGTTTCAGATTTGTATGGCAGTTTAGAAAGAGTCAATACTCTGCTAGGCAGCATTAAAGAAATTGCGGACCAAACCAATTTACTTGCACTGAATGCAGCGATTGAATCTGCCCGTGCCGGCGAACACGGCAAAGGATTTGCTGTTGTAGCCGATGAAGTAAGAAAACTCGCTGAACAAAGCAGCCAAATCACATCAAACATTCAATCGGTGACTGAAGAGTTGTACAATAAGTTCCAAATGGTGCAAGAAAAATCAACAGAAGGCGAAAATGCCATCAACCAAGGAACAAAATTATTGAAAGACATTTTATTATACTTTGAAGAAATAAAAAATACATATTCAAGCATCTATAAAGGTTTATCGCTGGGAATGTCAGAAATCATGGAGACAAAAAATAAATTCCTTACGATTCAAGAGCAAATCCAAAACGTATCCGCCATTTCTGAAGAAAATGCAGCCTCTACGGAAGAAATTACTTCCACTTTAGAAAATGAACATGAATTAATTGCATCCATTAATTCATTAATTAATGAGATGAATGAACTAAGTAAACAGTTGAGACAAATTAATCGAAATGAATGA
- a CDS encoding PTS transporter subunit IIC, whose product MKDFFSKLLNGMSIAIVCALIPNALLGEILKLLIPHMPALQHLYDATSIVMSMLPVLVGILVGMQFKLTQIQCASVGLATVIGSGVISKTADGIFTIGGIGVVINAGITAALAVLFVRLIGTGLKEYSILLIPMLTVTIPGMIGFIILPYVQKGANLVGDGVAYLTNLQPVVMGALIAVAFGIIILSPISTVGVATVIMLSGIGAGAANLGVVAVGMGLCIASYKANSLGTALAHVLGSPKIQMRNFFMKPVIAVPMLITAAILGGLAGILNVQGTPYSAGFGLSGLVGPLNYINLADGGWTLTNISIMLAMFLILPLILNLYFIFLFNKKLKLIKEEDYKLDFE is encoded by the coding sequence ATGAAAGATTTTTTTAGTAAACTTTTAAATGGAATGAGTATCGCTATTGTTTGTGCACTGATTCCTAATGCTCTATTAGGTGAAATCTTAAAACTGCTGATTCCGCATATGCCAGCTCTTCAGCATCTATATGATGCCACTTCCATTGTGATGAGTATGCTGCCGGTTTTAGTCGGTATTTTAGTGGGAATGCAGTTTAAACTGACTCAGATTCAATGTGCCAGCGTGGGGCTTGCAACGGTGATCGGCAGCGGAGTGATTAGTAAAACTGCTGACGGAATCTTTACCATTGGCGGGATTGGCGTTGTTATTAATGCCGGTATTACAGCTGCTCTAGCGGTATTGTTTGTCCGCTTAATCGGTACAGGATTAAAAGAATATTCTATTTTATTAATTCCTATGTTAACAGTAACCATTCCTGGAATGATTGGATTTATCATTTTGCCTTATGTCCAAAAAGGCGCCAATTTAGTTGGGGATGGGGTGGCTTATTTAACAAATTTACAACCTGTTGTAATGGGCGCATTGATCGCAGTTGCTTTTGGAATTATTATCCTTTCGCCAATTTCGACAGTGGGAGTTGCAACGGTTATTATGCTTTCAGGAATTGGGGCTGGAGCTGCAAACTTAGGCGTTGTGGCTGTTGGAATGGGTCTATGTATTGCAAGCTATAAAGCCAATTCCCTTGGCACTGCATTAGCCCATGTTTTAGGTTCACCAAAAATACAAATGCGCAATTTCTTCATGAAACCGGTCATAGCCGTACCAATGCTAATTACCGCAGCCATTCTCGGAGGGCTTGCCGGAATTCTGAATGTACAAGGTACACCTTATAGCGCAGGATTTGGGTTATCCGGATTAGTCGGTCCTTTAAACTATATTAATCTAGCAGATGGCGGATGGACTTTGACGAATATTTCCATCATGTTGGCAATGTTTTTAATCTTGCCGTTAATTTTAAATCTATATTTTATCTTTTTATTTAATAAGAAATTAAAGTTGATTAAAGAAGAAGATTATAAATTGGATTTTGAATGA
- the trhA gene encoding PAQR family membrane homeostasis protein TrhA — protein sequence MTQSVVMNRSYSKKEEFWNALTHGIGALLTIPALILLIGKAQSTGTKVELISYIVFGISMFLLYLASTLYHSIPKHKVFLKKMDHSSIFLLIAGTYTPVALIAIGGTAGGMLVGIEWALAVIGIIVKQFFVHRFKRTSLLVYISMGWLVIFVFQPVMDYLTIKGVLVLLAGGLSYTIGTYFYQNKNIPYNHAIWHVFVMVGSLFMFLAIYYFL from the coding sequence ATGACACAGTCTGTTGTAATGAATCGTTCATACAGTAAAAAAGAAGAGTTTTGGAATGCATTAACCCATGGAATTGGCGCACTCTTAACAATTCCAGCATTGATTTTATTAATTGGAAAAGCCCAAAGTACAGGAACGAAAGTGGAACTTATTAGTTACATTGTTTTTGGAATCTCGATGTTTCTTCTTTACCTCGCATCCACACTGTACCATTCCATTCCAAAACATAAAGTTTTTCTTAAAAAAATGGATCACAGCTCCATTTTCCTTTTAATTGCGGGAACGTATACACCTGTCGCATTAATTGCCATTGGAGGAACAGCCGGGGGGATGCTTGTAGGGATTGAATGGGCATTAGCTGTCATTGGAATTATTGTAAAACAATTTTTTGTCCATCGTTTTAAAAGAACATCACTGCTCGTTTACATCAGTATGGGATGGCTAGTAATTTTTGTTTTTCAACCAGTCATGGATTATTTGACCATCAAAGGTGTATTGGTGTTATTAGCCGGTGGATTAAGTTATACAATTGGAACGTATTTTTACCAAAATAAAAATATCCCTTATAACCATGCGATATGGCATGTATTTGTCATGGTTGGCAGCTTATTCATGTTTTTAGCGATTTATTACTTTTTATAA